The genomic window gggggggggagggggcggggttTCCCATGGCGGCCGCGAGCGGGGCGCGCGCCCCGGTGCGGGGAAAAGCCGCGAGCGCTCTGGCACGTGCTCCGGGcgggaagaaaaaggaggaggaggaggaggaggaggaggaggagggaaaggaggggggaaggggggagagtgGGGGCGCGCGGCGGGGCCGCGTCTCGGGGGCGGAGGCAcgagcgccgccgcccgccgcccagCCGCCCGCCGTTTGATTGACAGCGGGGGCGGCCGCCAGCCAATGGGAGGAgaacgacgacgacgacgacgacgccGGCggcgggtgcccccccccccccccccccgccccgtctccCTCCACACCCCTCCCGCCCATTGGccgcccgccggccgcggccTCGCGTGCCGCGCCAGCCGCCGCCGTTGCCGGCAGCGGGAGCAGCAGCCGGGGCCGCCGCCTCCGCTTTTTTCCCCGCCCGCGGCGCCGAGgcggagacggggggggggggggggaggggagcgggtgTCACAAGCAGCGGCACGAAGGGGTCGCGCTCAGTCTGAAGTgcggtcgcccccccccccccccgggggggtgggATTCGGTCGGGAccgggggtggggagaaaaagcGGCGGTGCCCGGGGcgtccctcccgccgcccccaCGTGGCCGATGTGGGaggggatggtggggggggggagagaggggtggGCGGTCCGCGGCGCGCGTGACGGACAGGCGAAAAGACCGCCGTCCAATAGAAAAACGGGCGGTACGACTGTAGGGACCGGGACGATCGTTGATTGGTTAGCGGGAGTGTGGGAACGGCCGCGGCGGCGGTTTCACACGAATGGGGAGCCGCCGCCGGGTATaaaagggcggggggggcgcCAGTCCGCCGGtactgccggccccgccgctgccgccgcacgcgccccgcgcccgccgcacGCGCCCGCCCgttgccgccgccaccgccgcgccATGCCCGCCGACACGGGCATGGAGAAACCGACCGCCTCACCCATCGCGGGGGCGCCGGCCAGCGCCAGCCACACGCCGGACAAACCGCGGAGCGCCAGCGAACACCGGAAGGTAAATGGCGGGTGCCGGTCGGGTcgcaacggcggcggcggcggcggtggtggtggcggcggcggtggcggaggctgctgcggcggcggcgctTGATGGCGGCGAGCCCGCGGCCGTGCTGAGGTCGGTGCCGGGGGTTgggaaccggggcggggggggggggggggggtggagacgGTGAAGGGAaccggcccgggggggggctgACCGGCTCCGTTCTCCCCGCAGTCCTCCAAGCCCATCATGGAGAAACGGCGCCGGGCACGGATCAACGAGAGCCTGGGGCAGCTGAAGACCCTCATCCTGGATGCGCTGAAGAAGGATGTAAGTGGGGCGACggggaggggaggctgaggggaccgGGGACCGACAACGGCGGCGGGCAGCCGCTGACGAAGCCCCGTTCTCCGTCCCGCAGAGCTCCCGGCACTCCAAGCTGGAGAAGGCGGACATCCTGGAGATGACCGTCAAGCACCTGCGGAACCTGCAGCGGGCGCAGATGACGGGTAAGAGCACCCTGCTTGACCCTGTGGGTGGGTGAGTGGGGGTCTCCGGGGTGCTGACCTGCCGCTCACCTGCCgtccgaccccccccccccccccaatctcctcTACCCTCCAGCTGCTCTCAGCGCCGACCCCACCGTCCTCGGCAAGTACCGGGCTGGATTCAACGAGTGCATGAACGAGGTGACGCGATTCCTGTCCACCTGCGAAGGGGTGAACACCGATGTGCGTACCCGCCTCCTCAGTCACCTCTCGGCTTGTTTAGGCCAGATCGTGGCCATGAACtacccaccgccgccgccaccggccgGTCAGCCCGCACATCTGGCGCAGCAGCCTCTGCACGTCCAGCTGCCCCCCGCAGCGGCCGGAGCCGTGCCTGTGCCCTGCAAACTGAACCCCGCCGAAGCCCTGTCCCCCAAGGTCTACGGGGGCTTCCAGCTCGTCCCTGCTACCGACGGCCAGTTTGCTTTTCTCATCCCGAACCCGGCCTTTCCTCCCAATTCTGGACCGGTTATTCCCCTGTATGCCAACGCCAACGTCCCGGTGTCCGCAGGCAGCGGCTCGGGGAATGCGGCCGCCACCCCGTCAGCATCCCCGGTGCAGGGGTTGACATCATTTGGGGGCAGCATTGTTCCAGCATCCCAGGCGGGAAGTCCCATCGGAGAGCGAAGTGAATCCGTGTGGAGGCCTTGGTGACTTGCCCAAAACCATTACCACCCACTCACccaccttcctccccttccccctttctccccccgcccccaaaaaaaCTCTTCTGTTGGCTCCGTTGTATGGAGCCCTGTTATCGTTTCggtttttttaagcagatttaaacagaaaggaaaaaaggacctCGCTATGAACGtgctatttattattttcagagGTTGGGATCTCGACTTGTATTTTTACTCctttaaaatgcctttatttgagatacttttttaaaaaaaaaaataaatgagaaatagtTTTGTAACAAATATTCAAAAGTATAATGCCAAAGTTGTTTGTATCctgtttgtctgtgtgtgtgtgcgtgcctGTGTTGAAGACttccaaaaaaaacaaaaggaaaaaaaaattgcaggtgtttaaataaataaacttgttgaaatagatttattttcttcccccccttcctttcatttttgttgGGTGAGAGTGGGCAGGGTAAGCTCATCCTGCGTGTGCAACCTCCTCGGAAGAGTAGGAATGAACTTTATGGCCTTATTTCAGGCAAGTGGAAGGGATTCCTGTGAAaaattgttggggggggggggggggagaaggtgaTGGAGCTGAGGGGGGGGGTCTGGCAGTGTTAAATGTCTCCTGAGAGCTTTGCAAGTGTCGTGTTTCCACTCAGAAGAAACAGATTCCCCTAAATCTGCTCCTGGAACCCGAGGAAACGCGTGCCACTTGCTACCTGCTCAGAGAGCTCCTGAAATAACACCGCTCTTCGGATTTGGCTCCTTACCACCTTGCTGTAGGGATTGCGTGTGTGGGGGTGGTGTGCGCAAAAGTTAC from Accipiter gentilis chromosome 1, bAccGen1.1, whole genome shotgun sequence includes these protein-coding regions:
- the HES4 gene encoding transcription factor HES-4 isoform X1, producing the protein MPADTGMEKPTASPIAGAPASASHTPDKPRSASEHRKSSKPIMEKRRRARINESLGQLKTLILDALKKDSSRHSKLEKADILEMTVKHLRNLQRAQMTAALSADPTVLGKYRAGFNECMNEVTRFLSTCEGVNTDVRTRLLSHLSACLGQIVAMNYPPPPPPAGQPAHLAQQPLHVQLPPAAAGAVPVPCKLNPAEALSPKVYGGFQLVPATDGQFAFLIPNPAFPPNSGPVIPLYANANVPVSAGSGSGNAAATPSASPVQGLTSFGGSIVPASQAGSPIGERSESVWRPW
- the HES4 gene encoding transcription factor HES-4 isoform X2 → MEKRRRARINESLGQLKTLILDALKKDSSRHSKLEKADILEMTVKHLRNLQRAQMTAALSADPTVLGKYRAGFNECMNEVTRFLSTCEGVNTDVRTRLLSHLSACLGQIVAMNYPPPPPPAGQPAHLAQQPLHVQLPPAAAGAVPVPCKLNPAEALSPKVYGGFQLVPATDGQFAFLIPNPAFPPNSGPVIPLYANANVPVSAGSGSGNAAATPSASPVQGLTSFGGSIVPASQAGSPIGERSESVWRPW